One window from the genome of Streptomyces sp. NBC_00708 encodes:
- a CDS encoding DUF3152 domain-containing protein codes for MRRELIQGVGRHSRKGPAPSAPGTGQTEANEAGREAARPVAGTGRRRRQAGPAGPGPFPGAPEARGGHPEQREPGGGWGAGPMRAPGGPGLRAPAPGARPGVPHPAHPQQDTGTRPLIPGPRREFVEAFDSPRSAPAAPRRRSAAPAGPYGSVTDRETRAPEVRRDEGPVPARDPRGGKGRTFTGIAAAAVTTVLAVVVAGQVAHDRTSGSGAAQAAGVDRDAADDASRSESRTTPSPEAAAVKPLTYEQKMAKPYPLSPALTGSGKFETVPGFAKAPGKGTKHRYRIDVEKGLGLDAQLFAQAVQKTLNDDRSWAHDGDMTFERISEGKPDFVITLASPGTTGKWCEKSGLDTMEDNVSCDSAATERVMINAYRWAQGSATFGPDKLYAYRQMLINHEVGHRLGHNHVSCRTKGALAPVMQQQTKTLDLDGIKCRPNPWVYPEG; via the coding sequence CAGCCGGAAGGGCCCCGCGCCCAGCGCGCCCGGGACCGGGCAGACCGAGGCGAACGAGGCGGGGCGCGAGGCCGCCCGGCCCGTCGCCGGCACCGGACGGCGCAGACGGCAGGCGGGGCCCGCGGGCCCCGGTCCGTTCCCGGGGGCGCCCGAGGCGCGCGGCGGCCACCCCGAGCAGCGTGAACCCGGCGGCGGCTGGGGCGCCGGCCCGATGCGCGCCCCCGGCGGGCCCGGTCTCCGGGCACCCGCTCCCGGTGCCCGGCCCGGCGTCCCGCACCCCGCGCACCCTCAGCAGGACACCGGCACCCGGCCGCTGATACCGGGCCCGCGGCGCGAGTTCGTCGAGGCGTTCGACAGCCCGCGGTCCGCACCGGCCGCACCGCGCCGGCGGAGCGCGGCGCCCGCCGGCCCGTACGGCTCGGTCACCGACCGGGAGACGCGCGCGCCGGAGGTCCGGCGCGACGAGGGCCCGGTCCCGGCCAGGGATCCCCGGGGCGGCAAGGGGCGGACGTTCACCGGTATCGCCGCCGCCGCGGTGACCACCGTGCTCGCGGTCGTCGTGGCCGGCCAGGTCGCCCACGACCGCACCTCCGGGAGCGGGGCCGCGCAGGCGGCGGGGGTCGACCGGGACGCGGCGGACGACGCCTCGCGTTCGGAGAGCCGGACGACGCCGTCCCCCGAGGCGGCGGCCGTCAAGCCTCTTACGTATGAACAGAAAATGGCCAAGCCCTATCCGCTGTCGCCGGCGCTGACGGGCTCGGGGAAGTTCGAGACCGTGCCCGGTTTCGCGAAGGCGCCCGGCAAGGGGACGAAGCACCGCTACCGGATCGATGTCGAGAAGGGGCTCGGGCTCGACGCGCAGCTGTTCGCGCAGGCCGTCCAGAAGACCCTCAACGACGACCGGAGCTGGGCGCACGACGGTGACATGACCTTCGAACGGATCTCCGAGGGCAAGCCGGACTTCGTCATCACGCTGGCCAGCCCCGGCACCACCGGCAAGTGGTGCGAGAAGTCGGGCCTGGACACCATGGAGGACAACGTCTCCTGCGACTCGGCCGCCACCGAGCGCGTGATGATCAACGCCTACCGCTGGGCCCAGGGCTCGGCCACCTTCGGGCCGGACAAGCTGTACGCGTACCGGCAGATGCTCATCAACCACGAGGTCGGCCACCGGCTCGGCCACAACCATGTGAGCTGCCGGACCAAGGGCGCCCTCGCACCGGTCATGCAGCAGCAGACCAAGACGCTGGACCTCGACGGCATCAAGTGCCGTCCCAATCCCTGGGTGTATCCCGAGGGCTGA
- a CDS encoding DUF3492 domain-containing protein, translating into MRIGLLTDGGYPYATGESRLWCDRLVRGLAQHEFDLFALSRSAEQEAQGWVRLPGQVGSVRTAPLWTTDEETLGLHAPRGALARLLTGGGARSYARRERRLFAAHFTDLAAAVCGAVGHEQGEPGARARDGADARLADERFTRGLYGLAELAAEHGGLPAALRSETAVRILEAACRAPGTGRTVQTATVADLLAFTAELDRVLRPLSLDWYEEDGLGAVDLCHATAGGVAALPGLLAKRFFGVPLLVTEHAVRVRAHYLASGGAPVSAPVRALLAHFHGLLASEVYRQAALITPGNTHARRWQERCGADPAKLRTVYPGMEAARFAALGESEDDGGPDTLVWVGRIEPAKDLVALLHAFAEVRLAEPEARLRIIGAPAPGPAGAAYLARCRTLAAQLLPEEGAVSFEEIGGPEVPDLAQAYAAGGVVVLSSVVEGFPISLVEAMFCGRATVSTDVGAVVEVIGGTGLVVPPRNHRALADACLALLRDPERRARLGAAARARALELFTVEQNLAAFHGIYLELIARAPLRERPLPAGDDGPRPFATPPEAHVLGHWPDSVPPSSPAPERADRTPSWAGAGGGDA; encoded by the coding sequence GTGCGGATCGGACTGCTCACCGACGGTGGCTATCCGTACGCGACCGGTGAGTCCAGACTCTGGTGCGACCGTCTGGTACGCGGGCTCGCGCAGCACGAGTTCGACCTCTTCGCGCTCAGCCGTTCCGCCGAGCAGGAGGCGCAGGGCTGGGTCCGGCTCCCCGGCCAGGTCGGCAGCGTACGCACGGCACCCCTGTGGACCACCGACGAGGAGACCCTCGGCCTGCACGCGCCCCGGGGAGCGCTGGCCCGGCTGCTGACCGGAGGGGGCGCGCGGAGCTACGCGCGGCGCGAACGACGCCTCTTCGCCGCCCACTTCACCGACCTCGCGGCGGCGGTCTGCGGTGCGGTGGGCCACGAGCAGGGCGAGCCGGGCGCCCGCGCGCGGGACGGCGCCGACGCCCGGCTCGCGGACGAGCGGTTCACGCGCGGTCTCTACGGCCTCGCCGAACTCGCCGCCGAGCACGGCGGACTGCCCGCCGCCCTGCGCTCCGAGACGGCCGTGCGCATCCTGGAGGCCGCCTGCCGCGCGCCCGGCACCGGACGCACCGTGCAGACGGCCACCGTCGCCGACCTCCTCGCCTTCACCGCCGAGCTGGACCGGGTGCTGCGCCCCCTCTCCCTCGACTGGTACGAGGAGGACGGCCTCGGCGCCGTGGACCTCTGCCACGCCACGGCGGGCGGTGTCGCCGCCCTGCCGGGGCTGCTGGCCAAACGCTTCTTCGGGGTGCCGCTGCTGGTCACCGAGCACGCCGTACGGGTCCGGGCGCACTACCTCGCGTCGGGCGGTGCGCCGGTCAGCGCGCCGGTGCGCGCGCTCCTCGCGCACTTCCACGGGCTGCTCGCCTCCGAGGTGTACCGGCAGGCCGCGCTCATCACCCCGGGCAACACCCACGCCCGCCGCTGGCAGGAGCGGTGCGGCGCCGACCCCGCGAAGCTGCGGACCGTGTACCCGGGCATGGAGGCGGCCCGGTTCGCCGCGCTCGGCGAGAGCGAGGACGACGGCGGTCCGGACACCCTCGTCTGGGTCGGCCGCATCGAGCCCGCCAAGGACCTGGTCGCCCTCCTGCACGCCTTCGCCGAGGTGCGCCTCGCCGAGCCGGAGGCCCGGCTGCGGATCATCGGCGCCCCGGCCCCGGGCCCGGCGGGCGCCGCCTACCTGGCGCGCTGCCGGACCCTGGCCGCCCAGCTCCTCCCCGAGGAGGGCGCCGTCTCCTTCGAGGAGATCGGCGGCCCCGAGGTCCCCGACCTCGCCCAGGCGTACGCGGCAGGCGGTGTCGTGGTGCTCTCCAGCGTGGTCGAGGGCTTCCCGATCAGCCTGGTCGAGGCGATGTTCTGCGGCCGGGCCACCGTGTCGACGGACGTCGGCGCGGTCGTCGAGGTCATCGGCGGTACGGGACTCGTGGTCCCGCCGCGCAACCACCGGGCGCTCGCGGACGCCTGCCTCGCGCTCCTGCGCGACCCGGAGCGCCGTGCGCGCCTGGGCGCGGCGGCGCGCGCCCGCGCGCTCGAACTCTTCACCGTCGAACAGAACCTCGCGGCGTTCCACGGGATCTACCTGGAGCTGATCGCGCGGGCGCCGCTGCGCGAGAGGCCGCTGCCGGCCGGCGACGACGGCCCGCGCCCCTTCGCCACCCCGCCGGAGGCCCATGTCCTGGGCCACTGGCCGGACTCGGTGCCGCCGTCGTCCCCCGCCCCGGAGCGCGCCGACCGCACCCCGAGCTGGGCGGGCGCGGGAGGCGGCGATGCGTAA
- a CDS encoding NAD-dependent epimerase/dehydratase yields the protein MRVLLLGANGFIGRFVADRLLADPAVHLTALGRGDDADVRFDLANGSPGALTRFLDAVHPGVVVNCAGATRGGARDLTRHNTVAVATVCEAMRRSRCTARLVQVGCASEYGPSQPGSSTAEDAIPRPGGPYGVSKLAATELVLGSGLDAVVLRVFSPVGPGTPAGSPLGRLAEAMRRTMQSGDGELKLSGLGVQRDFVDVRDVARAVHAASLSAAQGVVNIGTGRAVRLRDAAAVLAKVAGYAGALHELDTPPARLPIGAPRTSSESVIEHLSATPSPYPDGCGAWQQADVRTARDRLGWRPRINLEESLADIWMEAACRI from the coding sequence ATGAGGGTGCTGCTGCTCGGAGCCAACGGATTCATCGGCCGGTTCGTGGCCGACCGGCTGCTGGCCGACCCCGCCGTCCACCTCACGGCACTCGGCCGCGGCGACGACGCCGACGTACGGTTCGACCTCGCGAACGGCAGCCCCGGAGCGCTCACCCGCTTCCTGGACGCCGTCCACCCCGGGGTCGTCGTCAACTGCGCCGGCGCGACCCGGGGCGGCGCCCGCGACCTCACCCGGCACAACACCGTCGCCGTCGCCACCGTGTGCGAGGCGATGCGCCGCAGCCGCTGCACCGCCCGCCTGGTCCAGGTCGGCTGCGCCTCGGAGTACGGGCCCTCCCAGCCCGGTTCCTCCACCGCCGAGGACGCCATCCCGCGCCCCGGCGGCCCGTACGGCGTCAGCAAGCTCGCCGCCACCGAGCTCGTCCTCGGCTCCGGCCTCGACGCGGTCGTGCTGCGGGTCTTCTCGCCGGTCGGCCCCGGCACCCCGGCCGGCTCGCCGCTCGGCCGGCTCGCCGAGGCCATGCGCCGCACCATGCAGTCCGGCGACGGCGAGCTGAAGCTCAGCGGCCTCGGCGTGCAGCGCGACTTCGTCGACGTACGCGATGTGGCGCGGGCCGTCCACGCCGCCTCGCTCTCCGCCGCGCAGGGCGTCGTCAACATCGGCACCGGCCGGGCCGTCCGGCTGCGCGACGCGGCGGCCGTCCTCGCCAAGGTCGCCGGATACGCCGGCGCGCTCCACGAGCTGGACACGCCCCCCGCGCGTCTCCCCATCGGCGCCCCCCGCACGTCCTCCGAGTCGGTCATCGAGCACCTCTCGGCCACCCCGTCCCCGTACCCGGACGGCTGCGGTGCCTGGCAGCAGGCCGACGTCCGCACCGCCCGCGACCGGCTCGGCTGGCGTCCCCGGATCAACCTGGAGGAGTCCCTCGCCGACATCTGGATGGAGGCGGCGTGCCGTATCTGA
- a CDS encoding spherulation-specific family 4 protein has protein sequence MPYLTSTGTARRTSGADRLGFGVPGYAHPLLAPAEWAELSRPGTPLHWAVLNIDNGPGSRPDPHCLEAAGRLRNARVRALHGGEPIDTVRAAGGRLLGQLDLAHGERPFGELLADARSFLDWYRVDGFYLDRCPAGRAELPAVRRLTGTLRAFLGKDDGHLVLGHDTHPYPGYAETGDQLVTFRGAWSDYRWSQVAEWTAAYPPGRFAHFVHGVPRTHLEEAMRIARWQGAGTIFFTDRGGRSGPGNGRGQSDPFAALPRYWDEIVSRIGPGISE, from the coding sequence GTGCCGTATCTGACCAGTACCGGCACCGCCCGGCGCACCAGCGGCGCCGACCGGCTCGGCTTCGGCGTCCCCGGCTACGCGCACCCGCTGCTCGCGCCGGCCGAGTGGGCCGAGCTGTCCCGCCCCGGCACCCCGCTGCACTGGGCCGTCCTCAACATCGACAACGGTCCCGGCAGCAGGCCCGACCCGCACTGCCTGGAGGCGGCGGGCCGGCTGCGCAACGCCCGCGTCCGCGCGCTGCACGGCGGGGAGCCCATCGACACCGTGCGGGCGGCGGGCGGCCGACTGCTCGGGCAGCTCGACCTCGCCCACGGCGAGCGGCCCTTCGGGGAACTGCTCGCCGATGCCCGGTCCTTCCTGGACTGGTACCGGGTGGACGGCTTCTACCTCGACCGCTGTCCGGCCGGCCGCGCAGAGCTGCCGGCCGTCCGCCGTCTCACCGGCACCCTGCGGGCCTTCCTGGGCAAGGACGACGGGCACCTCGTGCTGGGGCACGACACCCATCCGTACCCCGGATACGCCGAGACGGGCGACCAGCTCGTCACGTTCCGCGGCGCGTGGAGCGACTACCGCTGGTCGCAGGTGGCCGAGTGGACCGCGGCCTACCCGCCCGGCCGGTTCGCCCACTTCGTGCACGGCGTCCCGCGCACCCATCTGGAGGAGGCGATGCGCATCGCCCGCTGGCAGGGCGCGGGGACGATCTTCTTCACCGACCGCGGCGGGCGGTCGGGGCCGGGGAACGGCCGCGGACAAAGCGACCCATTCGCGGCACTGCCCAGGTACTGGGACGAAATCGTCTCGCGGATCGGACCTGGTATCTCGGAATGA
- the moeZ gene encoding adenylyltransferase/sulfurtransferase MoeZ: MSLPPLVEPAAELTVDEVRRYSRHLIIPDVGMDGQKRLKNAKVLVVGAGGLGSPALMYLAAAGVGTLGIVEFDEVDESNLQRQIIHSQSDIGKSKALSAKETVEGINPLVNVVLHEERLEAENVKEIFAAYDLIVDGTDNFATRYLVNDAAVLLNKPYVWGSIYRFDGQASVFWSEHGPCYRCLYPEPPPPGMVPSCAEGGVLGVLCASIGSIQVNEAIKLLAGIGDPLVGRLMIYDALEMQYRQVKVRKDPDCAVCGENPTVTELIDYEAFCGVVSEEAQEAAAGSTITPKQLKEWIDADEKIEIIDVREPNEYEIVSIPGSRLVPKNEFLMGNALQDLPQDRRIVLNCKTGVRSAEVLAVLKSAGFADAVHVGGGVIGWVNQIEPEKPVY; the protein is encoded by the coding sequence GTGTCGCTGCCACCCCTGGTCGAGCCAGCTGCTGAGCTCACCGTCGACGAGGTCCGCAGGTACTCCCGCCACCTGATCATCCCGGATGTCGGGATGGACGGGCAGAAGCGGCTGAAGAACGCGAAGGTGCTCGTCGTGGGCGCCGGCGGCCTCGGTTCGCCGGCCCTGATGTACCTGGCCGCAGCCGGTGTCGGCACGCTCGGCATCGTGGAGTTCGACGAGGTCGACGAGTCGAACCTGCAGCGCCAGATCATCCACAGCCAGTCCGACATCGGCAAGTCCAAGGCCCTGTCGGCCAAGGAGACCGTCGAGGGCATCAACCCCCTGGTCAACGTGGTCCTTCACGAGGAGCGGCTCGAAGCCGAGAACGTGAAGGAGATCTTCGCCGCGTACGACCTGATCGTGGACGGCACGGACAACTTCGCCACCCGCTATCTCGTCAACGACGCCGCGGTCCTGCTGAACAAGCCGTACGTCTGGGGCTCGATCTACCGCTTCGACGGCCAGGCGTCCGTGTTCTGGTCCGAGCACGGTCCCTGCTACCGCTGCCTGTACCCGGAGCCGCCTCCGCCGGGCATGGTTCCGTCCTGCGCCGAGGGCGGCGTCCTCGGCGTGCTCTGCGCCTCCATCGGCTCGATCCAGGTCAACGAGGCCATCAAGCTGCTCGCCGGCATCGGCGACCCGCTGGTCGGCCGGCTGATGATCTACGACGCCCTGGAGATGCAGTACCGCCAGGTCAAGGTCCGCAAGGACCCCGACTGCGCGGTCTGCGGCGAGAACCCCACCGTCACCGAGCTCATCGACTACGAGGCCTTCTGCGGCGTCGTGTCCGAGGAGGCCCAGGAGGCGGCGGCCGGTTCGACGATCACTCCGAAGCAGCTCAAGGAGTGGATCGACGCCGACGAGAAGATCGAGATCATCGACGTCCGCGAGCCGAACGAGTACGAGATCGTGTCGATCCCGGGCTCCCGGCTGGTCCCGAAGAACGAGTTCCTGATGGGCAACGCCCTCCAGGACCTCCCCCAGGACCGTCGCATCGTCCTGAACTGCAAGACGGGTGTCCGCAGTGCGGAAGTCCTCGCGGTCCTCAAGTCGGCGGGCTTCGCCGACGCGGTCCACGTGGGCGGCGGCGTGATCGGCTGGGTCAACCAGATCGAGCCCGAGAAGCCGGTCTACTAG
- a CDS encoding alpha/beta hydrolase gives MVAHARAGALAAAALLLTGVLAGCEDGTDDKGGGAASPPASSSSASSSSEANGLPASLASQRPDWSRCEAPEGGETPGSEWRCATVKVPLDYEKPKGDTIGIALVRKEATDRSKRLGSMLFNFGGPGGSGVSILPRAGSSYATLNTRYDLVGFDPRGVARSAGVRCRDDETQDEAYQDVDMTPDTPAEEAAFMKDGADFGAGCDRLSGDVLLYVGTTNAARDMDLIRQVLGDEKLTYFGMSYGTELGGTYAHLFPENVGRTVFDAVVDPTADSIGHARNQATGFQRALDNYFKDRGQDPKAGTRRITALLKRIDAEPLPTGTDRELNESLAITGIVLPLYSKDSWPALTQALDEAEKGSGAALLRLADSYNGRDDSGHYDTQNHSQRAISCADGKARPTAADARALLPEFEKLSPVFGPFLAWDTAGWCSGWPVAGEHDHPEASAPGAGPILVVGTTGDPATPYEGARRMADALGEGVGVLLSNKGEGHGAYGGNSCVTSTVDSYFLDGEVPADGKTCS, from the coding sequence GTGGTCGCACACGCACGGGCCGGAGCACTGGCCGCAGCGGCACTGCTGCTGACGGGGGTACTCGCGGGCTGCGAGGACGGTACGGACGACAAGGGAGGCGGGGCGGCCTCGCCGCCCGCCTCCTCGTCCTCCGCCTCCTCGTCCTCCGAAGCGAACGGGCTGCCCGCGTCGCTGGCCTCCCAGCGCCCGGACTGGTCCCGCTGCGAGGCGCCCGAGGGCGGTGAGACGCCGGGCTCCGAGTGGCGCTGCGCGACGGTGAAGGTGCCGCTGGACTACGAGAAGCCGAAGGGCGACACGATCGGCATCGCCCTGGTCCGCAAGGAGGCGACGGACCGGAGCAAGCGCCTGGGCTCGATGCTGTTCAACTTCGGCGGGCCCGGCGGCTCGGGCGTCTCGATACTCCCGCGCGCCGGCAGCTCGTACGCCACCCTCAACACCCGTTACGACCTGGTGGGCTTCGACCCGCGCGGGGTGGCGCGGAGCGCCGGGGTGCGGTGCCGCGACGACGAGACGCAGGACGAGGCGTACCAGGACGTCGACATGACCCCGGACACGCCGGCCGAGGAGGCGGCGTTCATGAAGGACGGCGCCGACTTCGGGGCCGGCTGCGATCGTCTGTCCGGCGACGTCCTCCTGTACGTCGGCACGACGAACGCCGCCCGCGACATGGACCTGATCCGCCAGGTGCTCGGGGACGAGAAGCTGACGTACTTCGGGATGTCGTACGGCACCGAGCTGGGCGGCACGTACGCCCACCTCTTCCCGGAGAACGTGGGGCGTACGGTCTTCGACGCGGTCGTCGACCCGACCGCGGACTCCATCGGGCACGCGCGCAACCAGGCGACCGGCTTCCAGCGGGCCCTGGACAACTACTTCAAGGACCGCGGCCAGGACCCGAAGGCCGGCACCCGGCGCATCACCGCCCTGCTGAAGCGGATCGACGCCGAACCACTGCCGACGGGCACGGACCGCGAGCTCAACGAGTCGCTGGCGATCACCGGCATCGTGCTCCCCCTCTACTCCAAGGACAGCTGGCCCGCCCTCACCCAGGCCCTGGACGAGGCCGAGAAGGGCAGCGGCGCCGCGCTGCTCCGGCTCGCCGACTCGTACAACGGCCGGGACGACAGCGGCCACTACGACACCCAGAACCACTCCCAGCGGGCCATCTCCTGCGCGGACGGCAAGGCGAGGCCCACGGCCGCCGACGCGAGGGCACTGCTGCCCGAGTTCGAGAAGCTGTCCCCCGTCTTCGGGCCGTTCCTGGCCTGGGACACGGCGGGCTGGTGCTCCGGCTGGCCGGTGGCGGGCGAGCACGACCACCCGGAGGCGAGCGCCCCGGGCGCCGGTCCGATCCTGGTCGTGGGGACGACGGGTGACCCGGCCACGCCGTACGAGGGCGCCCGCAGGATGGCGGACGCGCTGGGCGAGGGCGTCGGTGTGCTGCTCTCCAACAAGGGCGAGGGGCACGGCGCGTACGGCGGCAATTCCTGTGTGACGTCGACCGTGGACTCGTACTTCCTGGACGGCGAGGTCCCGGCGGACGGCAAGACCTGCTCGTAG
- a CDS encoding alpha/beta hydrolase: MRTSPALRAAALAATVTVLFPLAGCADGGDKEAADRSTTSPPRAANAATGTPSGLAAQKLTWKKCPAPSQAQGGGKPPSPLPGGVNWECASMKAPLDYAKPDGDTIELALIRAKAVDAKKRIGSLIFNFGGPGGSGVATLPAFGSDYDKLRARYDLVSFDPRGVGNSDGVECETDKQLDARYQEDGTPDDAAEEKAFVQDTKEFAAACEKRSGEQLPFVGTTNAARDMDLMRQVLGDEKLYYFGISYGTELGGVYAHLFPKNVGRSVLDAVVDPTQNAEESSLGQAKGFQLALDNFAKDCADRGDACKLPGSDAEEIEQGISGLLDRLEKKPVQGMGARKLTETQATTGIAAALYSKETWPLLEQGVDEADGGNGALLLALADSLNGRSEDGRYDNSAAAYTAISCADSRERFTLEQTRAKLPEFRDASSVFGNYLGWGLMGCTDWPVKGTWKTPDVSAPGSAPILVIGNTGDPATPYEGAKAMAEELGEGVGVQMTYKGQGHGAYNSGNACVQKAVGGYLLDGRVPAAGTVCG, encoded by the coding sequence ATGAGGACCTCCCCTGCCCTGCGCGCCGCGGCCCTCGCCGCCACCGTGACCGTGCTGTTCCCCCTCGCCGGCTGTGCGGACGGCGGTGACAAGGAAGCGGCCGACCGCTCGACGACGAGCCCGCCCCGCGCGGCGAACGCCGCCACCGGCACCCCGTCCGGCCTCGCCGCCCAGAAGCTGACGTGGAAGAAGTGCCCGGCGCCTTCCCAGGCGCAGGGGGGCGGCAAACCGCCGTCGCCGCTGCCCGGCGGGGTGAACTGGGAGTGCGCCTCCATGAAGGCGCCCCTCGACTACGCGAAGCCCGACGGCGACACCATCGAGCTGGCGCTGATCCGCGCCAAGGCCGTCGACGCGAAGAAGCGGATCGGCTCGCTCATCTTCAACTTCGGCGGTCCCGGCGGCTCGGGCGTCGCCACCCTGCCCGCGTTCGGCAGCGACTACGACAAACTGCGCGCCCGCTACGACCTGGTGAGCTTCGACCCGCGCGGCGTCGGGAACAGCGACGGGGTCGAGTGCGAGACCGACAAGCAGCTGGACGCGCGCTACCAGGAGGACGGCACCCCGGACGACGCGGCGGAGGAGAAGGCGTTCGTCCAGGACACCAAGGAGTTCGCCGCCGCCTGCGAGAAGCGCTCCGGCGAGCAGCTGCCCTTCGTCGGCACCACCAACGCCGCCCGCGACATGGACCTGATGCGCCAGGTGCTCGGCGACGAGAAGCTGTACTACTTCGGCATCTCGTACGGCACCGAGCTGGGCGGCGTCTACGCGCACCTGTTCCCCAAGAACGTCGGCCGGTCGGTGCTGGACGCGGTCGTCGACCCGACCCAGAACGCCGAGGAGTCCTCGCTCGGGCAGGCCAAGGGCTTCCAGCTCGCCCTGGACAACTTCGCGAAGGACTGCGCGGACCGGGGCGACGCCTGCAAGCTGCCCGGGTCCGACGCCGAGGAGATCGAACAGGGCATCTCCGGTCTGCTGGACCGGCTGGAGAAGAAGCCCGTCCAGGGCATGGGAGCCCGCAAGCTGACGGAGACCCAGGCCACCACCGGCATCGCGGCGGCCCTCTACTCCAAGGAGACCTGGCCCCTGCTGGAACAGGGTGTGGACGAGGCCGACGGCGGGAACGGCGCACTTCTCCTGGCGCTCGCCGACTCCCTCAACGGCCGCTCCGAGGACGGCCGCTACGACAACTCGGCCGCCGCCTACACCGCGATCAGCTGCGCCGACTCGCGCGAGCGGTTCACCCTGGAGCAGACGAGGGCGAAGCTCCCCGAATTCCGTGACGCCTCGTCCGTCTTCGGCAACTACCTGGGCTGGGGCCTGATGGGCTGCACCGACTGGCCGGTCAAGGGCACCTGGAAGACCCCCGACGTCAGCGCCCCCGGCTCCGCCCCCATCCTCGTGATCGGCAACACCGGCGACCCCGCGACGCCGTACGAGGGCGCGAAGGCCATGGCCGAGGAACTGGGCGAGGGCGTCGGCGTGCAGATGACGTACAAGGGCCAGGGGCACGGCGCGTACAACAGCGGCAACGCCTGCGTACAGAAGGCGGTCGGCGGCTATCTGCTCGACGGCAGGGTCCCGGCGGCCGGCACGGTCTGCGGCTGA